The proteins below are encoded in one region of Streptomyces sp. NBC_00490:
- a CDS encoding M56 family metallopeptidase, whose protein sequence is MGVFVFLPLVLPLTAWPIARLAEQRLHPRVATRLLTGVAGVMALCSTVCLGLLMVVGTAQLPGNPLPDGWSDPEVRETVPYDEVAGKAAIPALLAVAVLCGRALWRHARVRRRAHRALAGLPGTQVAILPDGEPYAYALPGGTRGRIVVTTALLSALGPAERRALFAHERVHLAARHHRFLLVAQLAARANPFLRPLRTAVVYTTERWADEEAARVVGDRHTVARAIGRAALVSRRTPVPALAGFALPGPVPRRVAALLAPAPGGRGWPSVFTAVGMAAWAAAAGTALSALSSANSAVTMIVILRAATPL, encoded by the coding sequence ATGGGGGTGTTCGTCTTCCTTCCGCTGGTGCTGCCCTTGACGGCCTGGCCGATCGCGAGACTCGCCGAACAGCGTCTGCATCCCCGTGTCGCCACCCGCCTGCTGACGGGCGTGGCCGGAGTGATGGCGCTGTGCAGCACGGTCTGTCTGGGGCTGCTGATGGTGGTCGGCACGGCGCAGCTGCCGGGCAACCCCCTGCCCGACGGCTGGTCCGACCCCGAGGTCCGCGAGACCGTCCCCTACGACGAGGTGGCCGGCAAGGCCGCCATCCCGGCCCTGCTGGCCGTCGCCGTGCTGTGCGGGCGGGCGCTGTGGCGGCACGCGCGGGTACGACGGCGCGCCCACCGGGCGCTGGCCGGACTGCCCGGCACGCAGGTCGCGATCCTGCCCGACGGCGAGCCGTACGCGTACGCCCTGCCCGGCGGGACCCGTGGCCGCATCGTGGTGACCACGGCCCTGCTGTCCGCTCTCGGGCCCGCCGAGCGGCGCGCCCTATTCGCCCACGAGCGCGTGCATCTGGCCGCCCGGCACCACCGGTTCCTGCTCGTCGCCCAGCTGGCGGCGCGCGCCAACCCGTTTCTGCGTCCGCTGCGTACGGCGGTCGTCTACACGACGGAGCGCTGGGCGGACGAGGAGGCGGCCCGGGTCGTCGGCGACCGCCACACCGTGGCGCGCGCGATCGGCAGGGCGGCGCTGGTCTCCCGCCGCACTCCCGTGCCGGCACTCGCGGGCTTCGCCCTGCCCGGACCGGTGCCCCGGCGGGTGGCGGCCCTGCTGGCGCCCGCTCCCGGCGGTCGCGGCTGGCCCTCGGTGTTCACCGCGGTCGGGATGGCGGCCTGGGCGGCCGCCGCCGGTACGGCGCTCTCCGCGCTGTCGTCCGCCAACTCCGCGGTGACGATGATCGTCATCCTGCGCGCCGCGACGCCGCTGTGA
- a CDS encoding BlaI/MecI/CopY family transcriptional regulator translates to MTDHRRPRRRGQGELEAQVLSALREADGPATAGWVQERLGAGLAYTTVITILTRLLAKAAVTRERSGRSFVWTPVSDQAGLAAHKMRKLLDGESDREAVLASFVTSLDPDDEKLLRDLLGQAEGEGDVGEAAEGERDH, encoded by the coding sequence GTGACGGATCACCGAAGGCCCCGGCGACGGGGGCAGGGTGAGCTGGAGGCGCAGGTTCTGTCGGCCCTGCGCGAGGCCGACGGTCCGGCGACGGCGGGCTGGGTGCAGGAGCGGCTCGGCGCGGGCCTCGCCTATACGACGGTGATCACGATCCTGACCCGGCTGCTGGCCAAGGCCGCGGTGACCCGGGAGCGCTCGGGCCGGTCCTTCGTCTGGACCCCGGTGTCGGACCAGGCCGGGCTGGCGGCCCACAAGATGCGCAAACTCCTGGACGGCGAGAGCGACCGCGAGGCGGTCCTCGCCAGCTTCGTCACCTCGCTCGATCCGGACGACGAGAAGCTGCTGCGCGACCTGCTGGGGCAGGCGGAGGGCGAAGGCGACGTGGGCGAAGCGGCCGAGGGCGAAAGGGACCACTGA
- a CDS encoding twin-arginine translocase TatA/TatE family subunit, protein MFGLSELAILLIVVIAVLAAKKLPELTRSAGKSARILKAEKDAMDDGPAEGRANPEVIQGEVVTPRPQDDGPARS, encoded by the coding sequence ATGTTCGGACTGAGCGAGCTCGCCATCCTGCTCATCGTCGTCATCGCCGTCCTGGCGGCGAAGAAGCTCCCCGAACTGACCCGCTCTGCGGGCAAGTCGGCGCGCATTCTCAAGGCGGAGAAGGACGCCATGGACGACGGCCCGGCCGAGGGACGGGCGAACCCCGAGGTGATTCAGGGCGAGGTCGTCACGCCTCGCCCCCAGGACGACGGTCCGGCCCGGTCATGA